A genomic segment from Deinococcus sp. YIM 77859 encodes:
- a CDS encoding M23 family metallopeptidase has protein sequence MSRVCNPVLETPTIRYSVQPGGGFLDPRYMPGTRHAHPGIDLNDVRGGDSDLGNRVRAVADGTVVAAGHYPDWGGIVLVHHPQLGVWTQYAHLTGIPVQAGQQVTMGDLVGHIGKGARNQYWAHLHFEVRRSLLPPDFWASNRFNAKGRAAAQTRRLAEAYIREHYLDPEAWLAEHQALRTLAEVEAARGERRGGGVAVDVGTRAAPLNWYQLHDEAMRPLPGEWVSIVENTRTGEKRIVKVGARKLREKGLA, from the coding sequence ATGAGCCGCGTTTGCAATCCCGTCCTCGAAACCCCCACCATCCGCTACAGCGTGCAGCCCGGCGGCGGGTTTCTCGACCCGCGCTACATGCCCGGCACTCGGCACGCGCACCCCGGCATTGACCTCAACGACGTTCGCGGGGGGGACTCGGACCTCGGCAACCGGGTGCGCGCCGTGGCCGACGGCACGGTTGTAGCTGCCGGTCACTACCCCGACTGGGGCGGCATCGTGCTCGTCCATCACCCGCAGCTCGGCGTGTGGACCCAGTACGCGCACCTGACTGGTATTCCCGTGCAGGCCGGGCAGCAGGTGACGATGGGCGACCTGGTGGGGCACATCGGCAAGGGGGCGCGGAATCAGTACTGGGCGCACCTGCACTTCGAGGTCCGGCGCTCACTGCTCCCGCCTGACTTCTGGGCCTCCAACCGCTTCAACGCGAAGGGGCGCGCGGCAGCGCAGACGCGGCGGCTGGCCGAGGCCTACATCCGCGAGCACTACCTCGACCCAGAGGCGTGGCTGGCCGAGCATCAGGCCCTGCGGACCCTGGCCGAGGTGGAGGCCGCGCGGGGCGAGCGGCGGGGCGGCGGGGTCGCGGTGGACGTGGGAACGCGGGCCGCGCCGCTGAACTGGTACCAACTGCACGACGAAGCCATGCGGCCCCTCCCCGGCGAGTGGGTCAGCATCGTCGAGAACACGCGCACGGGCGAGAAGCGGATCGTGAAGGTCGGGGCGCGGAAGCTCCGGGAAAAGGGGTTGGCCTGA
- the mutS gene encoding DNA mismatch repair protein MutS translates to MLEQYVRMRDEVEAELPNTILLFQVGDFYETFGEDAERLSRLLGIALTHKSSKDFSTPMAGIPVRALDQNVERLLAAGVRVAVADQLEEPGGGLVDRKVTQLLTPGTVTEERLLTADENYLAAVATGDGYGLALLDVSTGEFRCAAFHTRAALYDELARHRAREVLLAPELASNGALLADFQARFPVMLSPANFEAETARQELVQTLAEVPGSLTTAALVRACGAVLGYARRTQQGRLEMVRRVVRFEPGAHMRLSDAAVRALEVFTPQSPQGMTLMDVLAETRTAGGRRRLRAWLRAPLLDELSIRSRLDAVETLTRGADLRGAVRALLYRAHDLERLAARVATRRATPREVAALARTLELLPETAALLGDQDGLLAGIRARLAGLPQVVTQIRAALVDDPPLRLGEGGLIRDGFHAELDALRAEALGHRAWLAELEVRERERTGISSLKVGFNNVFGYYLEVSGANLGRVPADYRQIATLKDRARFTRPDLREREREIVRLEAAAQRLELEVFTELRDGLAGHAEALAEAAGALAELDVLAALAEIAVESGWVRPSTAPSTARLVQARHPVVERAAGGRFVPNDAELGPHRHTLLLTGPNMAGKSTYLRTVALCALLHQMGSFVPADHAELPIYDAIHTRIGASDDLAGGRSTFMVEMSELAAILHGVTPRSLVILDEVGRGTSTLDGLAIAQAALEHLHAAGAHTLFATHYFELTRLEADLPGLVNLHVAAEEEETGGLTFYHQVIPGAARQSYGVEVARLAGLPASVTGRAARLLTALQARGDDQQVTRELAALDLGRLTPLQALELLHRWQRNLVEEQ, encoded by the coding sequence ATGCTGGAACAGTACGTCCGGATGAGGGATGAGGTGGAGGCGGAACTTCCTAACACCATCCTCCTGTTTCAGGTGGGAGACTTCTACGAGACCTTTGGCGAGGACGCCGAGCGGCTCTCGCGGTTGCTGGGGATCGCCCTCACCCACAAGAGCAGCAAGGATTTCTCGACGCCGATGGCGGGCATTCCGGTGCGGGCGCTGGACCAGAATGTCGAGCGGCTGCTTGCGGCGGGCGTGCGCGTGGCCGTCGCCGACCAACTGGAAGAGCCGGGCGGCGGCCTGGTTGACCGCAAGGTGACCCAACTGCTCACGCCCGGCACGGTGACCGAAGAGCGGCTCCTCACGGCCGACGAGAATTATCTCGCGGCGGTGGCGACCGGGGACGGCTACGGGCTCGCCCTCCTTGACGTCTCGACCGGCGAGTTTCGCTGCGCGGCCTTTCATACTCGTGCGGCCCTCTACGATGAACTCGCTCGGCACCGCGCGCGCGAGGTGCTGCTCGCCCCCGAACTCGCCAGCAACGGGGCCCTGCTCGCCGACTTTCAGGCCCGCTTTCCGGTGATGCTCTCGCCCGCCAACTTTGAGGCGGAGACGGCCCGGCAAGAACTCGTGCAGACCCTGGCCGAGGTGCCCGGCTCGCTGACGACGGCCGCGCTGGTGCGGGCCTGCGGCGCGGTGCTGGGGTACGCCCGCCGCACCCAGCAGGGCCGGCTGGAGATGGTCCGGCGGGTGGTGCGCTTTGAACCCGGGGCCCATATGCGCCTGAGCGACGCGGCGGTGCGGGCGCTGGAAGTGTTTACCCCGCAGTCTCCCCAGGGCATGACCCTGATGGACGTGCTGGCCGAAACGCGCACGGCCGGTGGACGGCGGCGGTTGCGCGCCTGGCTGCGGGCGCCCCTGTTGGACGAACTCAGCATTCGTTCCAGGCTCGACGCCGTGGAGACGCTTACCCGTGGGGCCGACCTGCGCGGAGCGGTGCGGGCCCTGCTGTACCGCGCCCATGACCTCGAACGGCTTGCCGCGCGGGTGGCCACCCGCCGGGCCACCCCCCGTGAGGTCGCGGCCCTGGCCCGCACCCTGGAACTGCTGCCCGAGACCGCCGCGCTGCTGGGCGACCAAGACGGCCTGCTCGCGGGCATCCGTGCCCGTCTGGCGGGCCTGCCCCAGGTGGTCACGCAGATCCGGGCCGCGCTGGTGGACGACCCGCCCTTGCGCCTCGGCGAGGGCGGCCTGATTCGCGACGGCTTTCATGCCGAGCTCGACGCCCTGCGAGCCGAGGCCCTGGGGCACCGCGCCTGGCTGGCCGAGCTGGAGGTTCGCGAACGCGAACGCACCGGGATCAGCAGCCTCAAGGTGGGGTTTAATAACGTGTTCGGCTACTACCTGGAGGTGAGTGGCGCCAACCTGGGCCGGGTTCCGGCCGACTACCGCCAGATCGCCACCCTCAAGGACCGCGCCCGGTTTACCCGCCCCGATCTGCGCGAGCGCGAACGCGAGATCGTCCGGCTGGAGGCTGCCGCTCAAAGGCTCGAACTCGAGGTGTTTACCGAGCTGCGTGACGGCCTGGCAGGACACGCCGAAGCCCTCGCGGAGGCGGCTGGAGCGCTTGCCGAACTCGACGTGCTGGCGGCGCTGGCCGAGATCGCGGTGGAGAGCGGCTGGGTGCGGCCCAGCACCGCCCCGAGCACGGCGCGGCTGGTACAGGCCCGGCATCCCGTGGTGGAGCGGGCGGCGGGCGGGAGGTTCGTGCCCAACGACGCTGAACTTGGCCCGCACCGGCATACCCTGCTGCTGACCGGACCCAATATGGCGGGCAAAAGCACCTACCTGCGGACGGTGGCCCTCTGCGCTCTCCTGCACCAGATGGGTTCTTTTGTGCCCGCCGACCACGCCGAGCTTCCCATCTACGACGCCATTCACACCCGCATCGGGGCCAGCGACGACCTCGCCGGAGGACGCTCCACCTTTATGGTCGAGATGAGCGAACTCGCCGCCATTCTGCACGGGGTGACCCCCCGCAGCCTGGTGATTCTTGACGAGGTGGGGCGCGGCACCTCCACCCTGGACGGCCTGGCCATCGCGCAGGCGGCCCTCGAGCACCTGCACGCGGCGGGAGCCCATACCCTCTTTGCCACCCACTACTTCGAGCTCACCCGCCTGGAAGCGGACCTGCCGGGCCTGGTGAACCTGCATGTTGCCGCCGAGGAGGAGGAGACCGGCGGCCTGACCTTTTACCACCAGGTGATTCCCGGTGCAGCCCGCCAGAGCTACGGGGTGGAGGTCGCTCGTCTGGCGGGGCTGCCCGCCTCGGTCACGGGCCGCGCCGCGCGGCTGCTGACCGCCCTCCAGGCCAGGGGAGATGACCAGCAGGTGACCCGTGAGCTTGCCGCCCTGGACCTGGGCCGGCTCACACCGCTTCAGGCCCTGGAGCTGCTGCACCGCTGGCAGCGGAACCTGGTGGAGGAGCAGTGA
- the mutL gene encoding DNA mismatch repair endonuclease MutL, translated as MTIRLLPPHVARLIAAGEVVSRPLDVVRELLENALDAGATRIEVELEEGGLRLTRVRDNGAGIPAEVAGLAPLRHATSKLAPETGAVERVTTLGFRGEALWAAAQAGELHIITRPAAQVGAAEVWARGEEVTVRRTSAPAGTTVSVRELFARLPARRRMQAPPAAEVREITALVGRYVLHHPERHWRLTVDGEPRLTHAPSDHRGAVASVYGPLSANRVLRVEAEGVQGVVSRPELTRARRDRMHFSVNGRPVLAPPELERAVIEGFAELLPAGVAPLCVLDLTVSPEDQNPNIHPAKQVVALADLPGVAARVRVAVAQALAGHPLARVAPTPLAPPEPQAVSTRADFPALTLVGVYQELYLLAQGEGDLWIVDAHAAHERALYERLGRELSAAPPLELPTPELLHLTPEQVARLHERADALRAWGLGLEDFGAGLARLRTLPAALAALPVPRLHEQIVEAALGEGPDPRRAVLARLACAPALKAGMLNAGRGEAVLSALAGCEQPWSCPHGRPTVLRLSERDLAHAFGRRGVRDVVRGRDEVATLQRSSEP; from the coding sequence GTGACCATTCGGCTTCTGCCCCCCCACGTCGCTCGGCTGATTGCCGCCGGAGAGGTGGTCTCGCGGCCGCTTGACGTGGTGCGTGAGCTGCTGGAGAACGCTCTGGACGCGGGTGCTACCCGCATCGAGGTGGAGCTGGAGGAGGGCGGCCTCCGTCTGACCCGAGTGCGCGACAACGGGGCGGGGATTCCGGCAGAGGTGGCGGGCCTTGCTCCCCTGCGGCACGCCACCAGTAAGCTCGCGCCGGAGACGGGCGCGGTCGAGCGGGTCACCACCCTGGGCTTTCGAGGAGAGGCGCTCTGGGCCGCCGCGCAGGCCGGAGAGCTGCACATCATCACCCGTCCGGCTGCGCAGGTGGGTGCCGCCGAGGTGTGGGCCCGGGGAGAAGAGGTGACGGTGCGCCGCACCTCGGCTCCGGCGGGCACCACCGTCAGCGTGCGCGAGCTGTTTGCCCGCCTTCCCGCGCGGCGGCGGATGCAAGCGCCCCCCGCCGCCGAGGTGCGCGAGATCACCGCGCTGGTGGGCCGCTACGTGCTGCACCACCCCGAGCGGCACTGGCGCCTGACCGTGGACGGCGAACCCCGGCTGACCCACGCGCCCAGCGATCACCGCGGGGCCGTGGCGAGCGTGTATGGGCCGCTGAGCGCCAACCGTGTGCTGCGGGTGGAGGCAGAAGGCGTGCAGGGCGTTGTTTCTCGCCCCGAGCTGACGCGGGCGCGGCGTGACCGAATGCATTTCAGCGTCAATGGGCGGCCGGTGCTGGCCCCGCCCGAGCTGGAACGGGCCGTCATCGAGGGCTTTGCCGAGCTCCTCCCTGCCGGGGTGGCCCCGCTGTGCGTGCTGGACCTCACGGTGTCCCCCGAAGACCAAAACCCCAACATTCACCCCGCCAAGCAGGTGGTGGCCCTTGCGGACCTCCCCGGCGTGGCCGCTCGCGTGCGTGTCGCGGTGGCCCAGGCCCTCGCCGGGCATCCCCTCGCCCGCGTGGCGCCCACGCCTCTGGCCCCGCCCGAGCCGCAGGCGGTCTCCACCCGCGCGGACTTTCCTGCACTCACCCTGGTCGGGGTCTACCAGGAGCTGTATCTGCTGGCCCAGGGGGAAGGCGACCTGTGGATCGTGGACGCGCACGCCGCGCACGAACGCGCCCTCTACGAGCGCCTGGGCCGCGAGCTGAGCGCGGCGCCGCCCTTGGAGCTGCCCACCCCGGAGCTGCTGCACCTCACCCCCGAACAGGTGGCCCGGCTGCACGAGCGCGCCGACGCGCTGCGCGCCTGGGGCCTGGGCCTGGAGGATTTCGGGGCGGGACTGGCCCGCCTGCGCACGCTGCCCGCCGCGCTGGCCGCGCTTCCGGTGCCCCGGCTGCACGAGCAGATTGTGGAAGCGGCCCTGGGAGAGGGCCCTGATCCTCGCCGCGCGGTGCTGGCTCGCCTGGCCTGCGCGCCCGCCCTTAAGGCCGGGATGCTGAACGCGGGAAGGGGAGAGGCGGTGCTGAGCGCCCTGGCCGGCTGCGAGCAGCCCTGGTCGTGCCCCCACGGGCGGCCGACGGTGCTGCGCCTCAGCGAACGCGACCTCGCCCACGCCTTTGGACGCCGCGGCGTGCGCGACGTGGTGCGGGGGCGCGATGAGGTCGCTACCCTCCAGCGTTCCAGCGAGCCGTAA
- the gltX gene encoding glutamate--tRNA ligase has product MSVVTRIAPSPTGDPHVGTAYIGLFNHTLAQQARARGEEGRFILRIEDTDRGRYVPDSEERIFRMMEWLKLTPDESPLQGGQAGPYRQSERLGIYGEYARRLVASGHAYYAFETPEELAALREEAQQQGHVIAVPSRDLDPQEAQRRLEAGERAVIRLKVPRAGETVVHDLLRKPIAFQNREIDDKVLLKADGFPTYHLANVVDDHLMGVTHVVRAEEWITSTPIHVLLYEAFGWSQPIWAHMPLLRNADRSKISKRKNPTSVEWYMTQGFLPEAMLNFLATMGWTHPEGKEIFDLQEFQRVFRLEDVTLGGPVFSLDKLKWMNGKYLREVLSEEEVAQRLHAYLASQGHDLPDDDYFRAVVRMMIPRMDVFAEFLEKTPYFWSEDYPVTEKARKLIEEGRPFLRELAARLKNLPSFDPETTEAALRAFASEWGLKPGKVMQPLRAAIAGTSESPGMFELLEALGKERVVARVERAAES; this is encoded by the coding sequence ATGTCTGTCGTGACTCGGATTGCGCCCAGCCCGACCGGTGACCCGCATGTGGGCACCGCGTACATCGGCCTTTTTAACCACACTCTCGCCCAGCAGGCCCGCGCCCGGGGCGAGGAGGGCCGCTTTATCCTGCGCATCGAGGACACCGACCGGGGCCGCTACGTGCCCGATTCCGAGGAGCGCATCTTCCGGATGATGGAGTGGCTGAAGCTGACGCCCGACGAGTCTCCCCTTCAGGGCGGCCAGGCCGGGCCCTACCGCCAGAGCGAGCGCCTGGGCATCTACGGCGAGTACGCCCGCCGCCTGGTCGCGTCCGGCCACGCCTACTACGCGTTCGAGACCCCGGAGGAACTCGCCGCCCTGCGCGAGGAGGCGCAGCAGCAAGGCCACGTGATCGCGGTGCCCAGCCGCGACCTCGACCCGCAGGAGGCGCAGCGGCGCCTTGAGGCGGGTGAGCGCGCGGTGATTCGCCTCAAGGTGCCGCGTGCGGGCGAGACGGTGGTGCATGACCTGCTGCGTAAACCCATCGCCTTCCAGAACCGCGAGATTGACGACAAGGTGCTGCTCAAGGCGGACGGTTTTCCCACCTACCACCTCGCCAATGTGGTGGATGACCACCTGATGGGCGTGACGCACGTGGTTCGCGCCGAGGAATGGATTACCTCCACACCCATCCACGTGCTGCTCTACGAGGCCTTTGGCTGGTCTCAGCCCATCTGGGCGCACATGCCGCTGCTGCGCAACGCCGACCGGTCCAAGATCAGCAAGCGGAAGAACCCCACCTCGGTGGAGTGGTACATGACGCAGGGCTTCTTGCCCGAAGCGATGCTCAACTTTCTCGCCACGATGGGCTGGACCCATCCCGAGGGCAAGGAGATCTTCGACCTTCAGGAGTTCCAGCGCGTGTTCCGCCTGGAGGACGTCACGCTGGGCGGCCCGGTCTTTAGCCTGGACAAGCTGAAATGGATGAACGGCAAGTACCTGCGCGAGGTGCTCTCCGAAGAGGAGGTGGCGCAGAGGCTGCACGCCTACCTCGCCTCCCAGGGGCATGACCTCCCCGATGACGATTACTTTCGCGCGGTGGTTCGCATGATGATTCCGCGGATGGACGTCTTTGCCGAGTTCCTCGAAAAAACGCCCTACTTCTGGTCTGAGGACTACCCCGTGACCGAGAAGGCGCGGAAGCTGATCGAGGAGGGCCGCCCCTTCCTGCGCGAACTCGCCGCGCGCCTGAAAAACCTTCCCAGCTTCGACCCGGAGACGACCGAGGCCGCCCTGCGCGCCTTTGCCTCTGAATGGGGCCTCAAGCCCGGCAAGGTGATGCAACCCCTGCGCGCGGCCATCGCGGGAACCAGCGAAAGCCCCGGCATGTTCGAGCTGCTGGAGGCCCTGGGGAAAGAGCGCGTGGTGGCGCGGGTGGAACGGGCGGCAGAGAGCTGA
- a CDS encoding cobalamin B12-binding domain-containing protein: MEDRRIRVLIAKPGMDGHDRGAKVVARALRDAGMEVIYTGLRQTAEMIVNAALQEDVDAIGLSVLSGAHMHYFREVMALLRERGAEDIIVFGGGIIPDQDLPKLEELGVGRVFTPGASTEEAAEYLRAAVAQRWAAQSG, from the coding sequence ATGGAAGACCGCCGCATCAGGGTCCTGATTGCCAAGCCCGGCATGGACGGCCACGACCGGGGCGCGAAGGTGGTGGCGCGGGCGCTGCGCGACGCGGGCATGGAAGTGATCTACACGGGCCTGCGCCAGACGGCCGAGATGATCGTGAACGCCGCCTTGCAGGAGGACGTGGACGCCATCGGCCTCAGCGTGCTGTCCGGCGCGCACATGCACTATTTCCGGGAGGTGATGGCGCTGCTGCGCGAACGCGGCGCAGAAGACATCATCGTCTTTGGTGGGGGCATCATCCCCGATCAGGATCTGCCCAAGCTGGAGGAGCTGGGCGTAGGCCGGGTCTTTACGCCGGGCGCGAGCACCGAGGAGGCGGCCGAGTACCTGCGGGCAGCGGTGGCGCAGCGCTGGGCCGCACAGAGCGGCTGA
- a CDS encoding MFS transporter, with amino-acid sequence MSTQTRALSSVPALPLGRLAPLYGAQALATGAANVSTILASLVMSGLGREDLSGVPATLISGSAALSAGFFGALMLARGRRAGLAAAFALGALGAGLGFLGARAALLPLFLLGTALLGAAQGGYQQARYAAAESVPEARRGTALGLLMLMSVVGAVLITGFSGAVERLSARLGTAPEIGGWLVGAGLLGTAALLMLFWRPLGTPAQAGTSTKLSLRAAFAVPGVRSTALALATAQGLMVTLMSLTPLRAHHAGMDHGGVAALISGHIAGMFALGWLTGPLVDRLGLSFGYGGGAALLLAAALTAPLPGATVLGVSMFLLGLGWNLAFVTGSKALARFPAAQGVTDGLGYVAAGAGTLLGGLVIAHAGFSILAHACAVLALLPLVSAWRVRRWLSPSPARTPE; translated from the coding sequence GTGAGTACCCAAACGCGCGCCCTTTCGTCGGTCCCCGCCCTGCCGCTGGGGCGGCTTGCACCCCTGTACGGGGCGCAGGCCCTGGCGACCGGCGCAGCGAACGTCAGCACCATTCTCGCCTCCCTGGTGATGAGCGGCCTGGGGCGCGAGGACCTTTCGGGGGTGCCGGCTACCCTGATCAGCGGTTCGGCGGCCCTCTCGGCGGGCTTCTTCGGGGCGCTGATGCTGGCGCGGGGGCGGCGGGCAGGGCTGGCGGCGGCCTTTGCGCTGGGTGCCTTGGGGGCGGGGCTGGGCTTTCTGGGCGCGCGGGCGGCCCTGCTGCCCCTCTTCCTGCTGGGGACAGCTCTGCTGGGGGCGGCGCAGGGGGGCTACCAGCAGGCGCGCTACGCCGCCGCCGAGAGCGTTCCCGAAGCAAGACGCGGCACGGCCCTGGGCCTGCTGATGCTGATGAGCGTTGTGGGGGCGGTGCTGATCACCGGCTTCTCGGGGGCGGTTGAGCGCCTGAGTGCGCGCCTGGGCACTGCCCCTGAAATCGGCGGTTGGCTCGTCGGAGCGGGGCTGTTGGGGACCGCTGCCCTGCTGATGCTCTTCTGGCGGCCGCTGGGCACTCCGGCGCAGGCGGGGACGAGCACCAAGCTCTCCCTACGCGCGGCTTTCGCCGTGCCGGGTGTGCGCTCCACGGCCCTCGCCCTCGCCACTGCCCAGGGCCTGATGGTGACCCTGATGAGCCTCACGCCCCTGCGCGCCCACCACGCAGGAATGGATCACGGCGGGGTCGCGGCCCTGATCAGCGGGCATATCGCGGGCATGTTCGCCCTGGGCTGGCTGACTGGCCCTCTCGTTGACCGCCTGGGCCTGAGCTTCGGCTATGGGGGCGGCGCCGCGCTGCTGCTGGCAGCCGCTCTCACGGCGCCGCTCCCCGGCGCCACGGTGCTTGGCGTCAGCATGTTTCTGCTGGGCCTGGGCTGGAACCTCGCCTTTGTCACCGGCAGCAAGGCCCTCGCGCGCTTTCCTGCCGCGCAGGGCGTGACCGATGGTCTCGGGTACGTCGCGGCGGGCGCCGGGACTCTGCTGGGCGGCTTGGTGATCGCCCACGCGGGCTTTTCCATTCTCGCCCACGCCTGTGCCGTGCTGGCGCTGCTGCCGCTGGTGAGCGCCTGGCGAGTGCGCCGGTGGCTGAGCCCTAGCCCAGCACGTACCCCAGAATGA